A window from Athalia rosae chromosome 5, iyAthRosa1.1, whole genome shotgun sequence encodes these proteins:
- the LOC105684358 gene encoding DNA-binding protein SMUBP-2-like: protein MDETISSFVSTHLHLLQLEQEENLEHVFNNISSIALRNLQKQGEALSKLVVGSLGSRGLRQQVDFVDHDNLPLKHGFVVGDLVICIQLNNRSRLLRGLVCAVGERTISVLTENVDEEEQYALIKADSDYTYNCQTRALITLKSKEIYTWPCFPIIQILFDNDEKVVKDLLHADIPIPEKFLADDGDLTFINPKLAVDQRAAVNFALRRKYLAIIQGPPGTGKTTTLVELIGQLRGFGKKVLVCAPTNVAVDNVAVKLCEASIKPLRMGHPARIAKEVQSCSMDANVRQDGAYEILMDIKKSLNELREKMDCAKPWAKVKELNKEYKERMDKLTSEIIKRHSVIICTLNSASTGKFAKALRHVPKDYFDVVVVDEASQALEASNWIAIPNAPKLVLAGDINQLPPAVMNQKAAKNGLSLSLMERAIKKLGQDSFRSLEIQYRMNEKIMAWSSKQFYDNTLKADKLVQKHLLKDLPGVTSCAMTNDSLLFVDTCGCECEEYQIGSETISKGNVGEAIVVDRIVSALVKAGVPESGIGVITPYALQVDFIKKTLSARSISAEVSTVDGFQGREKEIIILSLVRSNEEKTLGFVTDFRRLNVAVTRARRLLVVIVNSETVEDNKLITSLLKHIEDNGVLETAQEYLGDDLEDLKKELEENVKVKHKVTTSEREEIKAEKKKKPVSKNTVEMKEDKNLKSVLKDKGIDLSVNSNRKTYNVFDYIGENTSDFEDDYESILQELEITVDEASAAGPGKSAPPMEKEDSKPKIEISNLIASLKQLASPSVENDPVVQPEPSSNAQKKKKKSKNPKPKEEELNDVDDFDKMIAAVTAKNRICAMSGCKRSTELIQFDCEFCKSRYCLKHGMQEIHGCGEAVRKKERKEFTHRKPEVCEKKDKEKFARKLKQLEEARKPKKKVNK, encoded by the exons ATGGACGAGACGATATCCAGTTTTGTGAGTACTCATTTACATCTCCTACAGTTGGAACAAGAGGAAAATCTAGAACATGTCTTCAACAACATCTCTTCAATTGCTCTGCGTAACCTGCAAAAACAAGGGGAAGCCTTGAGTAAACTTGTTGTGGGGAGCCTTGGTAGCCGAGGTCTAAGACAGCAGGTAGACTTTGTCGACCATGATAATCTTCCGCTAAAACATGGTTTTGTCGTTGGCGACTTAGTCATCTGCATTCAGTTAAACAATCGCAGTCGTCTACTGCGAGGTTTAGTATGTGCTGTTGGAGAAAGAACAATATCAGTTTTGACAGAGAATGTTGATGAAGAGGAACAGTATGCCCTAATCAAGGCTGACTCTGATTACACCTATAACTGCCAGACAAG AGCCCTGATAACTTTGAAGTCCAAAGAGATATATACATGGCCCTGTTTCCCCATTATTCAAATACTTTTTGATAATGACGAGAAAGTTGTCAAAGATCTGTTGCATGCTGATATTCCAattcctgaaaaatttttggctgaCGATGGTGACTTGACATTCATCAATCCAAAATTGGCAGTCGATCAAAGAGCAGCTGTAAATTTTGCTCTCCGTAGAAAATACCTTGCTATTATTCAAGGGCCTCCGGGTACTGGAAAGACCACAACATTGGTCGAATTAATCGGGCAACTACGCGGGTTTGGTAAGAAG GTGTTGGTCTGTGCACCAACCAACGTAGCGGTCGATAATGTAGCCGTTAAGCTTTGCGAGGCTAGTATTAAACCGCTGAGAATGGGTCATCCAGCTCGAATAGCCAAAGAAGTACAGAGCTGCTCAATGGATGCAAATGTCCGACAAGATGGAGCGTACGAAATTTTAATGGACATAAAAAAATCTCTTAACGAGCTGCGAGAAAAAATGGATTGTGCTAAACCATGGGCCAAAGTTAAAGAGCTGAATAAAGAATACAAAGAAAGAATGGATAAACTTACTTCCGAGATAATTAAAAGACACTCT GTTATTATCTGTACGTTGAACTCTGCTTCAACCGGTAAATTTGCAAAAGCTCTTCGGCATGTGCCGAAAGATTATTTTGACGTTGTTGTGGTAGATGAAGCTTCTCAGGCTTTAGAAGCTTCGAACTGGATCGCCATACCAAATGCACCAAAGCTTGTACTAGCCGGAGATATCAATCAGCTACCACCAGCTGTAATGAATCAAAAGGCAGCAAAAAATGGGCTGAGCCTTAGTTTGATGGAGAGAGCTATTAAAAAATTGGGACAAGATTCATTTAGGAGCCTTGAAATTCAAtacagaatgaatgaaaagataaTGGCATGGTCTAGCAAACAGTTTTACGACAATACTCTCAAAGCTGACAAACTTGTTCAGAAACACCTGCTCAAAGATCTGCCTGGGGTGACCTCCTGTGCGATGACAA ATGattctcttttattcgttGATACTTGTGGATGTGAATGCGAAGAATATCAGATAGGTAGCGAAACAATATCAAAAGGTAATGTTGGAGAAGCGATTGTAGTAGATCGCATAGTCTCAGCGCTAGTAAAGGCTGGTGTACCCGAATCTGGGATCGGAGTTATAACGCCGTATGCCTTGCAG GtcgattttataaaaaaaactttatctgCACGATCAATATCTGCTGAAGTTAGTACAGTAGATGGATTCCagggtagagaaaaagaaattattatcctGTCTCTGGTCAGAAGTAATGAGGAAAAAACACTGGGATTTGTGACCGATTTTAGACGACTAAATGTTGCAGTTACAAGGGCAAGACGCCTCTTGGTTGTAATAGTCAATAGTGAGACAGTCGAAGATAACAAATTAATTACTAGTTTATTGAAGCACATCGAAGATAATGGGGTCCTAGAAACGGCCCAGGAGTATTTGGGAG ATGATTTGGAAGACTTGAAGAAGGAACTAGAAGAAAACGTCAAAGTAAAACACAAAGTTACTACATCTGAAAGAGAGGAGAttaaagcagaaaaaaagaaaaaaccggtATCAAAAAATACTGTTGAAATGAAAGAGGATAAGAATCTAAAGAGTGTTCTCAAAGATAAAGGAATCGACTTGAGTGTAAATTCCAACCGGAAAACTTACAACGTTTTTGATTATATCGGTGAAAATACGTCCGACTTCGAAGATGACTATGAATCAATATTACAAGAACTAGAAATTACAGTTGACGAAGCTTCAGCTGCCGGGCCGGGTAAATCCGCACCGCCAATGGAGAAAGAAGATTCGaaaccaaaaatcgaaatatccAATTTGATCGCTAGTCTTAAACAACTTGCATCGCCTTCAGTTGAAA ATGACCCTGTAGTTCAGCCTGAACCATCGTCCAATgcccagaaaaaaaagaagaaatcgaagaatcCCAAGcctaaagaagaagaattgaacGATGTGGATGACTTTGATAAAATGATAGCTGCTGTTACTGCAAAAAATCGCATCTGTGCCATGTCGGGGTGCAAAAGATCTACCGAGTTGATTCAGTTCGATTGCGAATTTTGCAAATCTAGATACTGCCTAAAACATG GAATGCAGGAAATTCACGGATGTGGTGAGGCGGTGCgcaaaaaggagagaaaagaatttacCCATCGGAAACCGGAAgtctgtgaaaaaaaggacaagGAAAAATTTGCCAGGAAATTAAAGCAACTAGAGGAGGCTCGTAAGCCTAAGAAAAAAGTTAACAAATAG
- the LOC125501098 gene encoding uncharacterized protein LOC125501098: MIMPAAASSIYWNSEDSQRSSGDGSEPASHNSSSSSGGRRRYVDPWDLENYAYLRRRQNVVAVRKNSDGRTTATYLPMQGQESVSDTYYWYPMPILRESEQDPASSSMEEFYLRPARQIRQGTNYPLQQPTYEEEARYVTPNPVYVPLSDIEYPEETTLEEEMPKILPRRKGRQIKNMAHHLEECPCPFHGSLQEIELAKVAKSSSTKQLGLNTYGHLRIDYAKSWNSLHRKMKN, translated from the exons atgataatgcCGGCTGCAGCTTCTTCGATTTATTGGAACTCCGAGGACTCTCAGAGGTCCTCGGGAGACGGATCCGAACCTGCTTCTCAcaattcttcctcctcttccggCGGAAGACGACGATACGTCGATCCTTgggatttggaaaattacgcTTATTTGAGACGCAGACAAAACGTCGTCGCtgttagaaaaaattcagacggACGCACCACCGCAACTTATTTACCGATGCAAGGACAAGAATCCGTCAGCGATACTTACTACTG GTATCCCATGCCCATCCTGAGGGAATCGGAACAAGATCCAGCTTCTTCGTCGATGGAAGAATTTTATCTAAGACCAGCCAGACAGATTCGACAAGGAACAAATTATCCCCTTCAACAACCGACATACGAAGAAGAGGCCAGATACGTTACGCCGAATCCGGTCTACGTTCCCTTATCTG ATATCGAATACCCCGAAGAAACTACGCTGGAAGAAGAAATGCCAAAAATTCTTCCCAGGCGTAAAGGcagacaaataaaaaatatggcaCATCACTT GGAAGAGTGTCCCTGTCCTTTCCACGGATCACTGCAGGAAATTGAATTGGCAAAGGTAGCAAAATCATCATCGACAAAACAACTGGGATTAAATACTTATGGTCACCTTAGAATCGATTATGCCAAAAGCTGGAACTCGCTGCATCgtaaaatgaagaattga
- the LOC125501012 gene encoding uncharacterized protein LOC125501012, giving the protein MKLLKIQMMQDPYRSPSKHCSCENQKTFFVNNKHRNMSFQLQLDPELQKLIEDFTSVRQRFSDLASSFAQQQALLASQQEELKNANQLVSSLKHTENENYRLKKSYEQLKRDYELLYSSSGKHRDEVHAENKKHVKELEEELKLARAKYSAQAESHQRSVAQIIADYEAKLRDANDKIRQHSMSKGIRDTGTPKTAGHEENIIPIFQNISSQAPSNNKWPKLQVKITPRGGSTRRGRGRGRGTASKRKLYTVNDDNDVDMI; this is encoded by the exons atgaaattgttgaaaattcagatGATGCAGGATCCTTACCGAAGCCCTTCGAAGCATtgttc CTGCGAGAATcagaaaactttttttgtcaataacAAGCATCGAAATATGTCGTTCCAACTGCAACTTGATCCAGAATTACAAAAGCTGATAGAAGATTTCACATCCGTGCGTCAG agGTTCTCAGATCTAGCGAGCTCATTTGCGCAACAACAGGCACTGTTGGCCTCACAACaggaagagttgaaaaatgcCAACCAGTTGGTATCGAGCTTGAAGCAcacagagaatgaaaattatagattaaaaaaatcatatgAGCAGCTGAAACGTGATTACGAGCTCCTCTATTCATCATCAGGGAAACACAGGGACGAAGTCCAtgcagagaataaaaaacatg TTAAGGAATTAGAAGAAGAACTGAAACTAGCGAGAGCCAAGTATTCGGCGCAGGCCGAGTCCCATCAAAGAAGTGTTGCTCAAATCATTGCCGACTACGAAGCCAAACTGCGAGATGCAAACGACAAG ATACGTCAGCATTCAATGTCTAAGGGTATCAGAGATACCGGAACTCCGAAAACTGCAGGCCATGAGGAGAACATAATCCCGATATTTCAGAATATCTCATCTCAAGCTCCCAGCAATAATAA GTGGCCAAAACTACAGGTGAAAATTACTCCACGAGGAGGCTCTAcgaggagagggagagggagaggaaggGGTACTGCGTCAAAAAGAAAGCTTTACACGGTGAACGATGACAACGACGTCGATATGATCTGA